In Glycine max cultivar Williams 82 chromosome 7, Glycine_max_v4.0, whole genome shotgun sequence, a single window of DNA contains:
- the LOC100500567 gene encoding 10 kDa chaperonin 1, chloroplastic-like isoform X1 encodes MASTFLTLPTPFLHKTNAITFSDKRPSFLQRSSLKINAITKKWEPTKVVPQADRVLVRLEELSDKTVGGVLLPKSAVKFERYLVGE; translated from the exons atggcATCAACGTTTCTCACCCTACCAACTCCCTTCCTACACAAAACTAATGCCATCACTTTctctgacaagagaccctcat TTTTGCAGAGGAGCTCTCTGAAGATCAATGCAATTACCAAAAAATGGGAACCCACTaag GTTGTACCTCAGGCTGATAGAGTTCTTGTTCGTTTGGAGGAGCTATCAGAT AAAACAGTTGGTGGAGTTTTGCTGCCCAAGTCAGCTGTTAAATTTGAGCGATATCTTGTGGGAGAGTAA